The following nucleotide sequence is from Barnesiella viscericola DSM 18177.
ACAATAACGGTGCTGTTGAATCTCGATAAGAAATTGAAAATACCCGTCGACAGCCGCGTCTATCTCGAAACCGACATGCTGGGAACCTCGTCGGTAGTCATCGACCTGAATCCTCACGTGAGCGAGTATTACGAACATGGAGCCTTGTTGCAGGGCGAAGTGAAATCGGGTTTGATGCAGAGCCTGCAAACCGAATTGCTCCCCGAGGTGGTAGACCTGTTGCCCAAACTCGACAGCATTCTCACGGGGCTGCAAACGCTGGTCAACGACCCGGCTCTGGCTTCGTCGGTAAAACGCATTGACCGCATCACGGCCAATTTGGAACATACCTCGGTACAACTCTCGGGACTGATGCAGAATGATGTGCCGGTGATTCTCGACAATGTGCAGGGCATTACGGCTCAAATCAACCAGTTCTCCGACTCGCTCAATGCCTTGCCCTTGCAATCGACCATGGCGTCGGTGCAAGCCACCTCGGCCAATTTGCAGCAGATTACCTCACGGCTTACCTCGCCCGATAACAGCCTGGGGCTGCTGTTGAACGACCGTGGGCTCTACGACCGGGCCAACGGGGTGTTGGGCAGTGTCGATTCGCTTATGATCGATTTGCGGCTCAATCCCAAGCGGTATGTTCACTTCTCGTTATTCTGATAAAGGTAATGAATTTTCCTTATTTAGAATTATTATAAATAAGGTA
It contains:
- a CDS encoding MlaD family protein, with the protein product MKKWFGKEVKIALSVLVSILILYIGINYLKGINVMKPSNYYYVQFPSVGGLAQSAPVTIDGYKVGLVQEIQYDYDTNRTITVLLNLDKKLKIPVDSRVYLETDMLGTSSVVIDLNPHVSEYYEHGALLQGEVKSGLMQSLQTELLPEVVDLLPKLDSILTGLQTLVNDPALASSVKRIDRITANLEHTSVQLSGLMQNDVPVILDNVQGITAQINQFSDSLNALPLQSTMASVQATSANLQQITSRLTSPDNSLGLLLNDRGLYDRANGVLGSVDSLMIDLRLNPKRYVHFSLF